One Brevibacillus choshinensis genomic window carries:
- a CDS encoding response regulator, translating to MIRFFLIEDDPVVRRMLERIIMESSLGEIAGQASDGIGVSIDQLYGVDVVLIDLLMPGQDGIQTIKKLRSEGFAGRFIMVSQVENKEMIGEAYLQGIDTFIQKPINRLEVMSVLRRVADHLSLEASLQSIRKSLQILDVKAKEPADHDSKSTLLHGSGGYVGSSLEQKARQLLLQLGIASEAGAPDLLLIMRWLGQEEQRGDKLRELQLKELYTHILHKVHGDLDEQSIVKEVRAMEQRIRRMVIQAFTHLASLGLTDYANPTFEHFAPRLFDFQEIRVRMQELEAGEKATKCRISVKKFLSVFLLEAKA from the coding sequence ATGATACGATTTTTTCTAATCGAGGACGACCCTGTGGTGCGAAGGATGCTGGAGCGCATTATCATGGAAAGCAGCCTGGGGGAAATCGCGGGGCAAGCAAGCGACGGGATCGGCGTGTCCATCGATCAACTGTACGGTGTCGATGTTGTGCTGATCGATCTGCTCATGCCTGGCCAGGACGGAATTCAGACGATCAAAAAGCTGCGATCGGAAGGATTTGCAGGACGATTTATCATGGTGTCACAGGTGGAGAATAAAGAGATGATCGGCGAGGCGTATTTGCAAGGAATCGATACCTTTATCCAAAAGCCGATCAACCGGTTGGAAGTCATGTCTGTGCTGAGACGGGTAGCCGATCACCTTTCGCTGGAAGCTTCCTTGCAGTCCATCCGCAAATCCCTTCAGATCCTGGATGTGAAGGCAAAGGAACCCGCTGATCATGACAGCAAGAGCACGCTCTTGCATGGATCGGGTGGTTACGTGGGAAGCAGCCTGGAGCAAAAAGCTCGGCAACTGCTGCTGCAGCTGGGTATTGCCAGTGAAGCGGGGGCTCCTGATCTCTTGCTGATCATGCGTTGGCTGGGTCAGGAAGAGCAGAGGGGAGATAAGCTGCGCGAATTGCAGTTAAAGGAATTGTACACGCACATCCTGCATAAAGTGCATGGCGATCTGGATGAGCAATCGATCGTGAAAGAAGTGCGTGCGATGGAGCAGCGCATACGACGCATGGTGATACAAGCATTTACTCATTTGGCATCACTGGGGCTGACGGATTACGCCAATCCTACCTTTGAGCATTTTGCCCCTCGATTGTTTGATTTTCAAGAGATTCGGGTGCGCATGCAGGAATTGGAGGCAGGAGAAAAAGCGACGAAGTGCCGAATTAGTGTGAAGAAATTTTTATCTGTCTTTCTATTAGAGGCGAAAGCATAA